One segment of Solanum stenotomum isolate F172 chromosome 1, ASM1918654v1, whole genome shotgun sequence DNA contains the following:
- the LOC125861552 gene encoding peptidyl-prolyl cis-trans isomerase FKBP12: protein MGVEKEVIRAGNGPKPQPGQTVTVHCTGYGKDRDLSQKFWSTKDPGQQPFSFKIGQGKVIKGWDEGVLGMQLGEVARLTCTPDYAYGAGGFPAWGIQPNSVLVFEIEVLGAQ, encoded by the exons ATGGGAGTGGAGAAGGAAGTTATCAGAGCCGGTAATGGCCCCAAACCACAGCCTGGTCAAACTGTTACCGTCCACTGCACTGGCTACG GGAAAGATAGAGACCTGAGTCAGAAGTTCTGGAg CACTAAGGATCCAGGCCAGCAGCCTTTCTCTTTCAAGATCGGCCAAGGCAAAGTTATCAAAG GATGGGATGAAGGAGTACTGGGCATGCAATTAGGAGAAGTTGCTCGATTAACG TGCACCCCTGATTATGCTTATGGTGCTGGTGGATTTCCAGCATGGGGTATTCAGCCAAACTCAGTTCTGGTTTTTGAGATTGAAGTCTTAGGTGCACAATGA
- the LOC125861449 gene encoding transcription factor bHLH143-like — translation MVTTSKLQYYQQDPAWTSPNLNYATTLLQPGHHLGVPSLYTPAICAANAVSPRRSSFVPCLPNSKEARHNGVNWLPNLVPTKNEYPSDTKRFLPHLIGFKSPPTDASTSSQKRFLICDQSGNQTRFFFSQGRPAENEIITPKEVFGAYGLHQNENLNVVVEQRSHVKPVSGEKLDESYVNGEESNTHEDTDDINALLFSSDDIEGDEDDDVYGEDDEVTSTDRSPCAKQGCCGCGEHEQQSVELTEEVASSDGTCKRLRLLDGGYKKSSYIGSRWPNDDVEARCVRGSLPSSGKDKDSSLSTRERKVKIRETLKILESLIPGIKSKDPLLVIDEAINYLKSLRGKAEALVSELPQEYSPASC, via the coding sequence ATGGTTACAACCAGCAAGCTCCAATATTACCAGCAGGATCCTGCATGGACTTCACCAAATTTGAATTATGCCACTACACTCTTGCAACCTGGACATCACCTTGGTGTTCCATCTCTGTATACCCCTGCCATATGTGCTGCAAATGCAGTTTCTCCTAGGCGTTCAAGCTTTGTCCCTTGTTTGCCTAATTCCAAGGAAGCCCGTCACAATGGAGTCAATTGGCTGCCAAACTTAGTTCCCACCAAAAATGAGTATCCAAGTGATACTAAACGCTTTCTTCCTCACTTGATTGGATTTAAGTCCCCACCAACTGATGCATCTACAAGTTCTCAGAAGAGGTTTCTCATTTGTGATCAATCTGGGAATCAAACTAGATTCTTCTTTAGTCAAGGTCGTCCTGCTGAGAATGAAATTATTACACCGAAAGAAGTGTTTGGTGCTTATGGTTTGCATCAAAATGAGAACCTGAATGTTGTAGTAGAGCAGAGATCTCATGTGAAGCCTGTTAGTGGAGAGAAATTGGATGAAAGTTATGTAAATGGTGAAGAAAGTAATACGCATGAAGATACAGATGACATCAATGCCTTGCTTTTCTCTTCTGATGACATTGAAGGCGACGAAGATGATGATGTTTATGGTGAGGATGATGAAGTAACTAGCACAGATCGCTCTCCTTGTGCAAAACAGGGGTGCTGCGGCTGCGGTGAGCATGAGCAACAGTCTGTGGAACTTACAGAAGAAGTTGCCAGTTCTGATGGCACATGCAAAAGGCTAAGATTGCTAGATGGTGGGTACAAGAAATCATCATACATAGGATCTAGATGGCCCAATGATGATGTGGAAGCAAGATGTGTGAGAGGCTCTCTTCCTTCTAGTGGGAAGGATAAGGATTCCAGTTTGAGCACTAGGGAAAGGAAAGTTAAAATTCGTGAAACTTTGAAGATTCTTGAGAGCTTGATTCCTGGGATAAAGAGTAAGGACCCGTTGTTGGTTATTGATGAAGCAATCAATTACTTGAAGTCTTTGAGGGGTAAAGCCGAAGCCTTAGTATCTGAGCTCCCTCAAGAGTATTCCCCAGCCTCTTGTTAA
- the LOC125861381 gene encoding root phototropism protein 3-like → MWESENESVSGRDYGNGVHSTSKNGVKTDSFEQKGQSWYVATDIPSDLLVHIEDVNFHLHKYPLLSRSGKMNRIIYESRDAELSKVSLNELPGGPEAFELAAKFCYGIAIDLSATNISGLRCAAEYLEMTEDLEEGNLIFKTEAFLSYVVLSSWRDSILVLKSCEKLSPWAENLQIVRRCSESIAWKACANPKGIKWQYTGKPASVSSPSRNHQVPPDWWFEDVTILRIDHFVRVITAIKVKGMRHELIGASIMQYATKWLPGLIKEGSGLAEDGSNSSNSNGSSSWRGGLHMIIAGSGEEIPTVQAKDQRMIVESLISILPQQKDSVSCSFLLRLLRMANMLKVAPALITELEKRVGMQFEQATLADLLIPSYNKSETMYDIDLVQRLLEHFIIQEQTESSSPSRYPFPDKHMHDGSQRGTNLNAKMRVARLVDSYLTEVSRDRNLSLTKFQVLAEALPDSARTCDDGLYRAIDSYLKAHPTLSEHERKRLCRVMDCQKLSVDACMHAAQNERLPLRVVVQVLFSEQVKISNAIANISLKDAGESHYQPLVSHHKSLLEATPQSFQEGWTAAKKDINTLKFELETVKTKYVELQNDMDNLQRQFDKIAKPKQASAWTAGWKKLSKLTKTTNVETHDISSHIPNAEQTTKPRRWRNSIS, encoded by the exons ATGTGGGAATCAGAAAATGAGTCTGTTAGTGGAAGAGATTATGGTAATGGAGTTCACAGTACCAGCAAGAATGGAGTCAAGACTGATAGTTTTGAGCAAAAAGGACAATCTTG GTATGTAGCAACTGATATCCCAAGTGACCTTTTAGTTCATATTGAAGATGTAAATTTCCATTTACACAAG tatcctTTGCTTTCTAGAAGTGGGAAAATGAACAGAATCATATATGAGTCAAGGGATGCAGAATTGAGCAAGGTATCTTTAAATGAGTTACCAGGTGGACCTGAGGCATTTGAGCTAGCAGCAAAGTTCTGTTATGGTATTGCTATTGATCTAAGTGCAACCAATATTTCTGGCTTAAGATGTGCAGCAGAGTATCTTGAAATGACTGAGGATTTGGAAGAAGGCAACCTTATATTCAAGACTGAAGCTTTTCTCAGCTATGTGGTTTTATCTTCATGGAGAGACTCCATACTGGTGCTAAAGAGCTGTGAAAAGTTATCACCATGGGCTGAAAACCTACAAATTGTTAGAAGATGTAGTGAGTCCATTGCATGGAAAGCTTGTGCCAATCCAAAAGGTATAAAATGGCAATATACTGGTAAGCCTGCAAGCGTTTCTAGTCCGAGTAGAAACCACCAAGTACCTCCTGATTGGTGGTTTGAAGATGTTACGATTCTCAGGATTGATCACTTTGTGAGAGTGATTACTGCAATCAAGGTAAAGGGAATGAGACATGAACTGATAGGTGCTTCCATTATGCAGTATGCAACTAAATGGCTGCCAGGTTTAATCAAAGAAGGATCCGGATTGGCGGAAGATGGCAGCAATAGCAGTAATAGTAATGGAAGCAGTAGTTGGAGAGGGGGTCTCCATATGATAATAGCAGGATCAGGAGAAGAAATACCAACTGTCCAGGCAAAAGATCAAAGGATGATTGTTGAAAGCCTAATAAGCATACTCCCACAACAGAAGGACAGTGTTTCGTGTAGCTTCCTTCTTCGACTATTGAGGATGGCAAACATGCTTAAAGTGGCTCCAGCTTTGATAACAGAACTGGAGAAACGCGTAGGCATGCAATTTGAGCAGGCTACATTGGCTGATCTCCTCATACCATCTTACAATAAAAGTGAAACCATGTATGACATTGATCTCGTGCAGAGGCTTTTGGAACATTTCATAATTCAAGAGCAGACAGAAAGTTCAAGTCCTAGTAGATATCCATTCCCCGATAAACATATGCACGATGGAAGTCAAAGGGGTACAAATCTAAATGCCAAGATGAGGGTGGCAAGGCTCGTTGACAGTTACTTAACAGAAGTATCTAGAGATAGAAATCTTTCCTTGACAAAGTTTCAGGTCTTGGCTGAGGCTTTGCCAGATTCAGCAAGAACATGTGACGATGGACTTTATCGAGCAATTGATTCCTATCTCAAG GCCCATCCAACACTCTCAGAACATGAAAGAAAGAGGCTTTGCAGGGTGATGGATTGCCAGAAACTCTCTGTCGATGCTTGCATGCACGCTGCTCAGAACGAAAGGCTCCCACTACGAGTCGTGGTGCAAGTTCTCTTCTCTGAGCAGGTGAAGATAAGCAATGCAATAGCCAATATCTCTCTCAAAGATGCAGGGGAATCTCATTATCAACCCCTGGTATCACACCATAAGTCATTGCTTGAAGCAACGCCACAATCATTTCAAGAGGGATGGACAGCAGCCAAGAAGGACATCAACACTCTTAAGTTTGAACTAGAGACTGTGAAGACTAAATACGTAGAACTCCAAAATGACATGGATAACTTACAGAGACAGTTCGATAAGATTGCAAAACCAAAACAAGCCTCAGCATGGACTGCAGGTTGGAAAAAGTTGAGTAAGCTCACAAAAACGACAAATGTAGAAACACATGACATCAGTAGTCATATCCCAAATGCTGAACAGACCACAAAGCCTAGAAGGTGGAGAAATTCCATTTCCTGA